Within Diabrotica virgifera virgifera chromosome 7, PGI_DIABVI_V3a, the genomic segment TCCCACACCTGCTCTCGAGGTTCTGTTAGATTTACCTCCTCTGCATCTCATTGTTGAGCACGAAGCCATATGATGTTAGCCTATCGTCTCAAATGCTCTGGATACTGGTTGGGATTGAATGGGCGAATGGGCCATTGTGATATTTGGAGACAGGATGGCCCCTAAATTTGAGTTCTCATGCTCCTTCTTGGCTCAATTTTCTGACCGGATACATAGCATGAAAATTGTATACctagggccggtactttctgttCCGATTAAATCCCGGTTAGAGGAATTTTACATAACAAAATGCATTATTGTTATTGctctaaccggggtttaatcgggacagaaagtaCCGGCCCCTAATGTAAAACCACCCTAATAGCTACAGTGGAAAAGTCAAAGTAAAAGTGATCATAATCATATGTACAAAAATGGAGAAGAAAAGGCTTAATAGTATTCGATAACATCGTGTACTCTTTCTAAATCGTATTATTTCATCTTTACTTTTATTAAAGTCGTAAGACCGAACGGCGGCTACATAATCCTGTGGACAAGGACACTGTATGACACAAATGACTAATGACAACAGCTGACAGATGACAATTTAATTAAGTCGGCATAAGTAACTGGGAGTATTTATCCGGAAGGATAGAcgtcaagttttattttttagaaaaatcttaaatcatcgttttaaaattgttataaattaaGTAATTATACTGTAGATATAGTTAGTTAGTGTTTGAacattaatttagtagttaatttaaaagttaaaacgggataatacgtTAGTAGTGAATTAGAAATACTAAggacttttctgtaagttttgccTTTATATAATCATAGTAGCAGTAGTATAGTAGAGTAGAGGCTGGCTTAGGAGATGGACACTAACTCTCCCGGCCCCCCTGACAAAGGGGGCGGGATCTATGCTTTGCTTTCATTGAACtcgcaaaattttttaaattccatacACATGCTAGCCccgagacataaaaataacattaatttaatagaaaaagaactctgtgctttaaaaaataaattccaAAACGATCAGATCATGTTAACAGAAGTTAATAACTTATCATCTAGGATTGAAAATATTAGTAGAAGAAAAGTTGAATACAAGGACACTGACTTCGGCCCATTCCTTATTATGATAGAGAGTGACAAGGGAAAAGCAGGAAATATCCATCCTATGGATATTGGGAAAGTATTTCATACAATGGGTACGACTGGAATTAAAGAAATTAGTAGAAAAGGCATGAATAGAATTGGAGTAATTTTTAACACCTCCAAACAGGCAAATATGGTACTAAATAGTACAGAAATCCTTGAGAAAGGATTTCTTGCTTATATACCTCAAAAAATGCTAACATCAAGGGGTATTATTAGAGATGTAAGTATAAATATTTCAATGGAAAACATAGTTAACGacagtaaattacaaaaaaacgtgAAAATTATATCGGCCAGAAGACTTAACAGAAGAGTTTTAGATAGCAGTGGGACCGTTACATACATTCCAACAGGAACTGTACAACTACTCTTTGACGTAAGAACTCCCCCTAAAGAAATAATCATATATTCAAACTTGGTAACAGTAGATCCATACATCCCTCCTGTACAGCAATGCTTCAAATGCCTAAGATTTGGGCACTCACAAAGACAGTGCAGGGGAAAAGCAAGATGCCCGAAATGTTCCGATGAACATACAGTACAAAGCTGCACAGTTTCTGTACCAAAATGCCTATACTGCGATCTTGATCACCTTGCCACAAATAAAATTTGCAAAGAATTCGAAAGACAGAAAAAGATAAATGAAGTAATGGTCTTCCAAGATCTCACCTTTTTTGAAGCTGCCAAGCTGTTTCCCCCAATTAAGGAAAAGCCAGAGAATTCGAGAATGTTTCAGAGGAGAAGTAGGGATTTTCCTTCTTTACTATCCAGCTCACCCAGAGCATTTACTCAAGCACTTCAAAAATCCCCATCCTCCACTCCCCATTTCCAGAGTCAAAATCATGTGGTCCCAGTTAAAAGGAAAAATAAAGTAATTCTTAAAGACATTAGTTATGACAAAGAGGCGCATAAAGCTCTATTAAATGAGGATCTAAGCAGAAATTTACCTAGATTaccgattttaaacaaattaaatgattCACAAAAGTATACGGGATCACAAGGCCCAAGTTTTGCACTCTCATTAACAAGCAATCGTGTACATTCTCAGGATAGTGTATTTTCAAAAAACGTTGATTTAACCTCTGATAATAATATGGGTTTTGCAGGTTTTGATGAGTCACATAATacatctaattttagtaaaagtAGTGTTGActgaattttcatttatttcttacagataatataatatattattttttatattaaaaataaaaaaaaaaataatagtaacaaattatatatatagttatgatatttaatattttgcattGGAATATTAATGGTTTCTTTAACAATAAGCAAGATCTAATGATGTTTCTTAACGAATACGATGTTAATATCATTCTTCTAAATGAAACACATCTGAAATTTTCACAGCACTTGCATATTCCCAATTTTTACTGCTATAGGGATGATAGGATTGATGGATGGGGTGGAATAGCTGTACTTATTCATCAGTCTCTGGCAGCTGATAGGATAGACATTTCACATATTCACTTGCCTGAAAAATGGCAGGCTATCATtatcaaatttgaaaaaaattttattataggaTCGTATAAGACACCAGATGTTCGTTTTCGTAAGGAGATCTTTAGAGAATTGGTTCAAATGTGTGATAAACCGTTTTTCTTCATAGGTGACTTGAATTGCCAACATTCTTTATGGGGTTCATCATCTAACAATCCGAACGGCAATCGTCTTGCAGATCTTTTGGAGGAGGATAACTTGTGTTTTCTCAATACGGGTGAGGCGACAAGAATCTCACCGCCTGACTCAAACAGTGTCCCTGACGTAGCTATAGCATCTCCAGGTTTGGCTGTGGACTGCCTCTGGGAAGTTTTTCCAGAGATAGGAGCAAGTGATCACTTTCCTTTTGTAGTGTGTTACGGGCAGGATAGAAATAGTCCCCAAGGAAATGACCCTCTTCAAGATCGCAGTATCTTTAATGTGAAAAAAGCCAATTGGGAACAATTCAACCAATATATTGAGTCTAACATTAACAACATCCCTAATGAGTCTTACACAGATTTTCAAAACCTAATATTAGACGCAGCAAACAGGTTCATCCCTAAGAAAAAGCGTGTTAGATTCCATAAACCACAATTACCTTGGTGGGATGAAGAGTGTTCAGTTTTAATTAAATCAAAGAGGGAGGCAGTCAAGAAGTTCAAACAGGTACCTTCTTTAGAAAActtcattaattttaaaaaaattagggcaCATTGTAAAAAAGAACTTaaatccaaaaagaaaaaatcatttgTTGTGTTTTGTTCCACAATTTCACCTGATACTCCAATATCAGTAATGTGGAGAAAAGTGAGAAGTTTCCATAAGGCTTTCACTAAAGCCTCAGTTAGAACTCCTAGTAATTCATCGTTAGGGGAGGAAATGCTTTGTTCATTGACTCCACCTGTATTTGAGGACATTGCGTCTCACCCAGTGAAATCTAATACTATCGAGTGTGAACTCTTCACTTTAAACGAACTTTCATTGGTTTTGGTTGAACGAAAGGATACTGTGCCGGGCCAGGATGGTATAACATTTTCTATGTTGCAACATCTTCCAGAGTCAGCAATCAAGTTCctgttaaattttttcaatttatgtTTAAAGGAGGGAATGCATATTCCCACTCAATGGAAATCACAAACAGTGTGTTTAATTCCCAAacccaataaaaatataaattgtctTTCGGGCTGGAGACCAATCGTTTTATCATCGTGTGTTAGTAAACTTTTAGAGAACATGATAAAAATAAGGTTAGATTggtatgtagaacattttatgaTCCTATCGCCTTTCCAGACTGGCTTTCGTAAAGGTAGAGGGGTGTCTGAAAACATAATTCATCTGGTCAATGAAATCTCAATGAATATCTCAAAAAGGAAACCAGCAGCTGCTGTTATGTTAGACATTTCTTCTGCATATGATAAAATGTCAATCATCCAATTATTGGAACCTTTGGGAGATCTCAATTTGCCATGGTTACTTATTGAATTGGTTAAACATTTATTGACTAATCGTTTGGTGTCTGTTCGTGATCCTATTTCCTTAAATCTGCTAGGACCAAGAACTACCAATGTGGGCCTTCCTCAGGGTTCCCCTTTGAGTCCAGtactatttaatattgtcatcaaTATAATTTCATTTTGTGTGCCAGAGGATGTTCTAATTACTCAGTATGCAGACGATGTTGCCCTCTATTGCTCCGGCAACAGCTGGGTGGATGTTGTGGAAAAATTGAATGGTACAGTAGAAAGTATTTCTAATAAACTTCATGATATGGGAATGTGTCTGTCATCTAGCAAGAGTCAAGCAATTTTTTTTGATAGAAATAGGAATAATATTCCGAATTTACTAATATCAGTGAATAACACACGTTTAGATTGGAAACAAGAAGTTTCTCATTTGGGAGTTATTATAGATAGTTCCCTTTCTTGGAGAAGTCAAATTGAAAAGATGGCATTGAGGGCTTCCAGTGGAGTCAATATTATTCGTTGTTTGTGTCGAACTTGGTGGGGAGCACATCCTGCAACTTTACTCACTCTATATAAGGCATACATTAGATCACATCTTGACTATGGATCCATTTTTCTGGGAGGTTGTGCACGTTCTCTACTTGCAAAATTGGATAAGGTTCAGTATAGAGCTCTTAGAGTGGTGGGGGGATTTATGAGGTCTTCTCCAGTTCATATAATTTTGTCAGAGTGTGGAGAAACACCGTTAGATCTCAGAAGAATATGGCTAGCAtctaaattcattttaaaagtagTAGCCTATGACAACCCAATATATGCCTCAATTGAGCAATTTCACAATGTCTTTCTGGGTTACTTTAGTTTTTGGAGAAGAAAATATTTCCCACCAATACTGGCTGCTTTCCAGAATACTTTACATGAAATTCATGAGGTAGCACATAGCTCCTTATTTCCTTGTCACTCCTTTCCACTTAATATTCAGATTTCTCCTATGGCTTATGAAACTGTCAATATGGGCAAAGAAGCAAATAACCAAACCAAGTTTATGGAATGGTACCTCAATAACTGGTCagaatataaacttattttcacAGATGGATCCAAAGATAAACAAGGTAATGTAGGTATTGGGATATACCTTAACGAGAGAACACAGTTAACAGCAAGATTACCCTCCGCTAATTCAATTTGCTCAGCAGAAGTATTTGCCATTAAAAAAGCATTAGAGTTAATCcaacagaataattttacaaagtgcctcATCTGTAGTGATTCTAAGAGTGCTCTAGAAAAAATCACAAGATCAAGCTACAAGGCGGCAATAGACTCACAAACTCTCCAACTAAAACAAAAACTATGTGAATTTGATgaacaacatagagaaattaaatTTGCATGGATTCCAAGTCACACTGGAATTATTGGGAATGATAGAGCTGACCATCTTGCGAATCTTGGAAGAAAGCTGCCCATTAGTGAAGAACCAAAGGCCTCCTTTAAAGattttcaaattaaatataaagaaaacctATGGATCGGTTGGGAAAATCGATTCCAACAAATAGGACAGGCAAAAGGAATTACTTATTGCTCACAAGTTACAGTTCCATATAAAaaggcatggtttacaaaatttcCCAACCTGGGGAGAGGTATAATCACACAAATGTGTCGTATGAGAAGTGGACATTGTAGTGTTCCTGTACATTTATTTAGATTGAAGGTAGTGAATTCAAACCAGTGTTTATGTGGCAGTGTAGGAACTTTACAACATGTTTTATTGGAATGTACTAGGTTCCAAAGAGAGTCCCAGTTGCTTAGAAGGGAACTAGAAGGTGATCCGACATTAACTGatgtgttgtttaaaaatttaaactcaaagaCATTAATCGCAGTGCAAAAGTTTTTAACATCAACAATGACTCGTGTGTAGCTTGCTTAAAAACTTTATGACTTTATGCTTGCTTGCAATGCATGTGCTTTGTGCTTAGTGCGGTTTTGCGTGGTAGTACTAGAACTAGACCATTAATAGTAGAACTTTAGTTAtggaacttataaacaattacaaagtttttttttatctcttaatATTTCAGATTCAGGAGCTATGAGCTTAAGCCCAGATGTACCTCAGGTACGGCTCTTGAATATTCAAGTCTATATTCACGGATCCTGGCCGGATAGCCCTGGCAGCTAAGGCCATTCaaatgaagagaagaagaagaaggcataAGTAACTAGGTTATGTTTTTGATGTTTTTATTAACCTGACAGTTAATAAATagttatatttattttgtaagtGCTATATTTTAATCTTATGCAAATACTTTCAAAATGCAAACCACTTTAATAGAACTAAATCCTAATAGACAACTTCTGGATTCAAACTTTGATGGATACAAGTTATCTTTAACAGAAATACCGAAGAAAAAGCGAGACCTTCCCATTGCTGTGGACAGAGTTCTTTTAGATACAAACCATTGTTCTTTACTACACGCAAATCTGTATGGTTTCCACAATCATCTTACTGCAGATCCCTATGATGAAACAAGTTCTGTATATTTCGTAGATACAGAGCTAAGTATATGTAAAGTGTATGTGGACCCATTTAATGAAGAACTAATAGATCCTATCAAACTTTTAACGCTCCCTAGAAAACGAGAAAGAACTTCTGGTGATTACAATGTTTCCTTAAGATTCGCTTCCCCAACCGTTGCTGTAATAAGTGACGGAATTGAAAATTTATACATTGTTAATACTGGAAGTAGGAATGATGATGATGCCTTCAATATATGTTTCTCAGATGAAGTTACAGATTCAGGTCAATCATTTGTTCTAATGGATGCTATTTCAATGACTAATAAAGATAGTAATGAAGAACTACATGTTTTAGCGTTAAGTCTTATACGTGAAactgaacaagaaaggtattaTAGTTTATTACATTGGATTACATTTACGAAGGTCCAAGATGTTTGGGAACAAACTGCTATTAAGCAGGTGAAATCCAAAGGTTGTGTACAATATGCCTTTATAGAAAAGAATTGTGAAGCTATTTACGTTGCATGTGATGATGAATGTAAATTTACACTAAATTCTGATTTTCCTGTAAGCGAGGAAACACCAAGGAATATAAATACAGATAACAAGGTTTATACATGGTCACAAAATATCCAGGAGATTACAATTAGGATAAAGTTATCAGAGGAGGTCGCAGAGGAACAAGTCAAAGTAAATCAACAGTTTAACagtatagaagtaaaagcgaataaTGAAGTTTTAATTTCTGGAGATTTGTATCACAGGATAGATACGAATATGACAACATGGAAGATCACAGAGGATTCTGAACCTGTACTTGAAATAATATTAGGCAAAGAAGAGACTGGATTAATGTGGCCAGAATTTATTAAGAATGATCTAACTGGAGAATTTGTTTTGAATACCTGTATACAAGAGGAAAATCAGCCTAAATTTGCTCATCTTACAAGTGAAACTGAGGTAAGAAACAGCTGGTATCTAGTAAGTAAGGaagttttataaaaatcttaattggcgaggaaccgcaaacTGAGCAACGTCTGGTGGAgaatttgaaaagcatcaactctaggaaaacattgactttgtcattaatttgtgtacatatttgcaggcagtttatgttgtaattaacaatgaTTTCGACTTAACAAAATTATTGCAGTGTTCCTtagtattcattcctattatgCTCTacatcaggggtcaccaattagcggaccgcagtcctcatccggaccgtgagctagttttgtgcggaccgtcaataaattcagaatatacctagtgtttggcaattttgaaaatgtttggccatgaaattgtgtaatATGTTTGGCTCAACTGATGTGTGCGaggccgctttatcaagaatgaactttattatcaatcggtagagatctcacttaatagatgaatatctcaactccctaatgagactcagttgcactaaactcacttcaaacttcagacaggttgtacataaaaaaaatgtcattttcctctctgataatttaattttggtaaagagttttcccccttattgttatacttactaatcattcattttgaaattaagtaagctgtaatataTAATTGTCaagtgcatttttttatattaatttcctctctactataatATGTCATTAAGTAGGtgtacttttcagatgtgcatttaattaaaataattttcagatttagtaagtttgcaacaaacaccttgcactgaaactaatgtagaaaagataacatgttaattagcattgtgtactatgattatttatgttaaattcgtcagtttcctttctacaaaattgaaaatgtctaaaaacttcattagcattcaaaatacaaattcctaatttttaaaat encodes:
- the LOC114335228 gene encoding nudC domain-containing protein 1, whose protein sequence is MQTTLIELNPNRQLLDSNFDGYKLSLTEIPKKKRDLPIAVDRVLLDTNHCSLLHANLYGFHNHLTADPYDETSSVYFVDTELSICKVYVDPFNEELIDPIKLLTLPRKRERTSGDYNVSLRFASPTVAVISDGIENLYIVNTGSRNDDDAFNICFSDEVTDSGQSFVLMDAISMTNKDSNEELHVLALSLIRETEQERYYSLLHWITFTKVQDVWEQTAIKQVKSKGCVQYAFIEKNCEAIYVACDDECKFTLNSDFPVSEETPRNINTDNKVYTWSQNIQEITIRIKLSEEVAEEQVKVNQQFNSIEVKANNEVLISGDLYHRIDTNMTTWKITEDSEPVLEIILGKEETGLMWPEFIKNDLTGEFVLNTCIQEENQPKFAHLTSETEDNPQSGTTFNSQQVEECDFENDKACVFQRLCGQTNSTTHKVNLGSHQILLTAQLNHNDVPAMGIRHDVDICLWQPQKINENFSIKHEGTLLALGYVQASKQNKKFTVCPPDMSYAAICETSGHLFIYRQNKKISSTELRNRSTGRRVQSIAQQQVVNLSNDEILGIYGSNKCLFLLCEKGVTVLSL